From the genome of Kaistella daneshvariae, one region includes:
- the rsmG gene encoding 16S rRNA (guanine(527)-N(7))-methyltransferase RsmG — protein sequence MPVELLEKYFPNLSQKQKNQFAQLEKLYAEWNEKINVISRKDMDSLYEKHILHSLGIAKVMEFKFGTKVLDIGTGGGFPGIPLAILYPEVQFTLVDSIGKKITVVKEVSAGIGLENVTAIHSRAEELKEKFHFVVSRAVTQMPVFLTWLKGKFEKQSFNKKPNGVLYLKGGDLSEELAGLKTEIFPLQNYFESEFFETKKVVYLSKENFLS from the coding sequence ATGCCGGTAGAATTATTAGAAAAGTATTTTCCAAATCTTTCACAAAAACAAAAAAATCAGTTTGCGCAACTCGAAAAATTATATGCGGAATGGAACGAAAAAATAAATGTGATTTCGCGGAAAGACATGGATTCGCTTTATGAAAAACACATCCTGCACTCGTTGGGAATTGCAAAGGTGATGGAATTCAAGTTCGGCACAAAAGTTCTAGACATCGGCACGGGCGGAGGTTTTCCGGGAATTCCGCTGGCCATTCTTTATCCGGAAGTGCAGTTTACTTTGGTGGATTCCATTGGTAAGAAAATTACCGTGGTAAAAGAAGTTTCCGCCGGAATTGGTTTGGAAAATGTGACTGCAATTCATTCCAGAGCTGAAGAACTCAAAGAAAAATTCCATTTTGTGGTAAGCCGCGCGGTGACGCAGATGCCGGTGTTTTTAACCTGGTTAAAAGGAAAATTCGAAAAACAAAGTTTCAATAAAAAGCCTAACGGCGTTTTATACCTGAAAGGTGGCGATCTAAGCGAAGAACTTGCAGGGCTGAAAACCGAAATTTTTCCGCTGCAAAATTATTTCGAAAGTGAATTTTTTGAAACCAAAAAAGTAGTATATTTATCAAAGGAAAATTTTCTTTCCTAA
- a CDS encoding acyl-CoA dehydrogenase family protein, whose amino-acid sequence MSYYPLTSIPDYYGIDSLLTEEHLLIRQSVRDWVESFIMPKIDDAAQHHTDIPDLMKELGKIGALGPYIPEEYGGSGLDQISYGIIMQELERGDSAIRSAASVQSSLVMFPIHEFGSEEQKKKYLPQLASGEMIGAFGLTEPNHGSDPGSMETYFVDKGDHYLLNGAKMWITNAPLCDIAVVWGKNEDGKVQGLIVERGFEGFSTPETQNKWSLRASKTGELVFDNVKVPKENLLPNVIGLKGPLSCLNSARYGISWGVIGAAIDCYCTALQYAKERKQFGKPIASYQLQQKKLAEFLTEITKAQLLCLQLGNLKNAHKATPAQISMAKRNNVKMAIEIARESRQILGGMGIMGEFPMMRHAANLESVITYEGTHDIHLLITGMDITGINAF is encoded by the coding sequence ATGTCTTACTACCCTTTGACTTCCATCCCCGATTACTACGGAATTGACAGCTTATTGACTGAGGAACACCTGCTTATACGGCAGTCCGTCCGCGACTGGGTTGAAAGCTTTATAATGCCGAAAATTGACGACGCGGCGCAACACCATACCGACATTCCTGATTTGATGAAAGAATTGGGAAAAATTGGTGCTCTAGGTCCTTATATTCCCGAAGAATACGGCGGGTCTGGCCTTGATCAAATTTCCTACGGAATCATTATGCAGGAATTGGAGCGCGGCGATTCTGCCATTCGTTCAGCAGCTTCCGTGCAAAGTTCATTGGTGATGTTTCCAATTCACGAATTTGGCTCCGAGGAACAAAAAAAGAAATATCTTCCGCAACTTGCTTCCGGCGAAATGATTGGCGCTTTCGGACTTACAGAGCCAAATCACGGTTCTGATCCCGGTTCAATGGAAACTTATTTCGTCGATAAAGGCGATCATTATTTATTGAATGGCGCTAAAATGTGGATTACCAATGCGCCGCTTTGCGATATTGCGGTGGTTTGGGGTAAAAATGAAGACGGCAAAGTTCAGGGTTTAATAGTTGAACGCGGTTTTGAAGGTTTTTCAACGCCTGAAACTCAAAATAAATGGTCGCTTCGTGCTTCCAAAACAGGTGAATTGGTTTTTGATAACGTAAAAGTTCCGAAGGAAAATCTCTTACCGAACGTTATTGGGTTGAAAGGCCCACTCTCCTGTTTGAACTCCGCGCGCTATGGCATTTCCTGGGGCGTCATTGGCGCTGCAATTGACTGTTACTGCACGGCTTTGCAATATGCCAAGGAAAGAAAACAGTTCGGAAAACCGATTGCTTCTTACCAGTTGCAACAGAAAAAATTAGCCGAATTTCTCACCGAAATTACAAAAGCGCAGTTGCTTTGTCTTCAGCTTGGAAACTTGAAAAATGCACATAAAGCTACGCCTGCACAAATTTCCATGGCAAAACGGAATAATGTAAAAATGGCAATCGAAATTGCGCGCGAATCGCGGCAAATTCTTGGCGGAATGGGAATTATGGGCGAATTCCCGATGATGCGCCACGCCGCAAACTTGGAGTCGGTAATTACGTACGAAGGAACGCACGACATTCATTTGCTCATTACCGGCATGGATATTACCGGTATCAACGCTTTCTAA
- a CDS encoding PD-(D/E)XK nuclease family protein, with translation MKFLNKIITELLAQNEDLSQYTVVLPGKRPIIFIKRILQEKQYSGLLPNFFTIEDLIIEISGKQPVQGIALWLFAFEVYRELYPGEDFAGFLKWFPTLLKDWDDILKFSDSDKAVLEYMFDEERIKNWSENLGDTTDLPRHKYLNFWQKMNHFLPILKQKLSEKNWATSGMIHETAKGKIEKFAQTTANKFVFCGFNAFTKVEEKLVRSLLQWDKAQCFFQADEYYMKDLRQESGRFLRDIKTWKEFNDSRAFRWIENDFAQPKTIKVYEVSGNITQAKVLPDIFKNINDPNLSKTAVVLLDENLLPTCLDSLSSVNFLNITMGFPLKNLNFSNAVKQLFYLQKQLEKKDSSYYYNDVLSVLEELPNSEVDQRIILNFKATIEERNIVYIGKNQFAALLNELSYFYLFEKPASIPEFLDQLIAFCYELKFREIDDILYENISHFEKSFKIIKNQLSPYAFEMGMDTLEVLINQLINSETIDFQGEPLQGLQVMGLLETRLLCFENIILLSANEGKLPLGNSQNTYLPFDVRQHFDLHTFLENDSIYAYHFYRLLQGSSNIHLLFNALSSGVNTGEKSRFITQLEIEDTHHQIENIIIENSSEPINKETIEIEKTASVLEKLEEWKSRVSASHLTSYIYNPIDFYLTKILGTRETSEIEEELSQRSYGNLVHYSLQSIYEKLIGKHLIASDLEFSSAQISDIVNTSIIKMNHQLDFYEKGMNFIHKSIAERVVRTIVDYDLNLVKSGNSLEIVGIEEQFENVPFYMNEEKTDQVTFYGFIDRIDRLNGDLRIIDYKTAKTKNLAISQPKKVEDEEKLEKIFFKDDRKQALQLCIYAYAAIHSPTIVDKRVQCGIWSFAEANQGAQLLSIFEETEISENLLEQPMKSIRNLILEILDPEKYFKETEKATW, from the coding sequence ATGAAATTTTTAAATAAAATCATTACCGAACTGCTCGCTCAAAACGAAGATCTTTCCCAATATACCGTAGTTTTGCCCGGAAAAAGACCAATTATTTTTATTAAAAGAATTCTGCAGGAAAAACAATATTCAGGTTTGTTGCCGAACTTTTTTACCATTGAAGATTTAATTATTGAAATCTCCGGAAAGCAGCCGGTACAGGGAATTGCGCTGTGGCTTTTTGCTTTTGAAGTCTATCGGGAACTTTATCCGGGTGAAGATTTTGCCGGATTTTTAAAATGGTTTCCGACGCTTTTAAAAGATTGGGACGATATCCTGAAGTTTTCGGATTCCGATAAAGCCGTTCTGGAATATATGTTTGATGAGGAACGCATTAAAAACTGGTCTGAAAATCTGGGCGACACCACTGATTTGCCGCGGCATAAATACCTGAATTTCTGGCAGAAAATGAACCATTTTTTACCGATTTTAAAGCAGAAACTCAGTGAGAAAAACTGGGCAACTTCGGGAATGATTCATGAAACTGCGAAAGGTAAAATTGAAAAATTTGCCCAAACAACCGCAAATAAATTTGTTTTTTGTGGTTTTAATGCGTTTACCAAAGTCGAAGAAAAACTTGTGCGAAGCCTTTTGCAATGGGACAAAGCGCAATGTTTTTTTCAGGCCGACGAATATTATATGAAAGACTTGCGCCAGGAATCCGGCCGATTTCTGCGTGATATAAAAACCTGGAAAGAATTTAATGACAGCCGCGCGTTTCGTTGGATTGAAAATGATTTTGCGCAGCCGAAAACCATCAAGGTGTATGAAGTTTCGGGCAACATCACCCAAGCGAAAGTGTTGCCGGACATTTTTAAAAACATCAATGATCCAAATCTTTCGAAAACCGCAGTGGTTCTTCTGGACGAAAATTTGTTACCAACCTGCCTCGACTCGCTGAGCAGCGTAAATTTTCTCAATATTACCATGGGCTTTCCACTGAAAAACCTGAACTTCAGCAATGCAGTAAAACAGCTTTTTTACCTCCAGAAGCAGCTGGAAAAAAAGGATTCGTCTTATTATTATAACGATGTGCTTTCGGTTTTGGAAGAGTTGCCCAACAGCGAAGTTGACCAGCGCATCATCCTTAATTTTAAAGCAACTATTGAAGAAAGAAACATCGTTTATATCGGAAAAAACCAGTTTGCAGCGCTTTTAAATGAACTGTCGTATTTTTATTTATTTGAAAAACCTGCGAGCATACCTGAATTTTTGGACCAGTTGATTGCGTTCTGTTATGAACTGAAATTCCGGGAGATAGACGATATTTTGTACGAAAATATTTCGCACTTCGAAAAAAGTTTTAAAATCATTAAAAATCAGCTGTCGCCCTACGCCTTCGAAATGGGAATGGACACGCTGGAAGTGCTGATTAACCAGCTTATAAACTCTGAAACAATCGATTTCCAAGGTGAACCGCTGCAAGGTTTGCAAGTGATGGGATTGTTGGAAACACGCTTGCTGTGCTTTGAGAATATCATTTTATTGTCGGCTAATGAAGGAAAACTTCCGTTGGGTAACTCGCAAAATACTTATCTGCCTTTCGATGTTCGCCAACATTTCGATCTGCACACTTTCCTGGAAAATGACAGTATTTATGCCTATCATTTTTACCGCCTTCTTCAGGGTTCATCTAATATTCACCTGCTGTTTAACGCTTTAAGTTCCGGTGTAAATACGGGTGAAAAAAGCCGTTTTATCACCCAACTTGAAATTGAAGACACCCATCATCAGATCGAAAATATCATCATTGAAAATTCTTCGGAACCGATCAATAAAGAAACGATTGAAATTGAAAAAACAGCGTCGGTTTTGGAAAAGCTGGAAGAATGGAAAAGCCGTGTTTCCGCTTCGCATCTTACCTCATACATTTACAATCCGATTGATTTTTATCTGACAAAAATCTTGGGCACGCGCGAGACCAGTGAAATCGAAGAAGAGCTTTCGCAGCGCAGTTACGGTAACCTGGTGCATTATTCTCTCCAGAGTATTTACGAAAAACTGATTGGCAAGCATTTGATTGCGAGCGATTTGGAATTTTCTTCAGCGCAGATCAGCGACATCGTAAATACGTCGATTATTAAAATGAATCATCAGCTGGATTTTTATGAGAAAGGCATGAATTTCATCCATAAATCGATTGCGGAAAGAGTAGTGCGCACTATCGTAGATTATGATTTGAACCTGGTTAAAAGCGGAAATTCTTTAGAAATAGTCGGTATTGAAGAACAGTTTGAGAATGTTCCATTTTATATGAACGAAGAAAAAACCGATCAGGTTACGTTTTACGGATTTATCGACCGAATCGACCGCTTAAATGGTGACCTCCGAATTATCGATTATAAAACTGCAAAAACGAAAAATTTGGCCATTTCACAGCCAAAAAAAGTGGAAGACGAGGAGAAGCTTGAAAAAATATTTTTCAAAGATGACCGCAAACAGGCGCTTCAGCTTTGCATCTACGCATACGCTGCAATTCATTCGCCGACAATTGTCGATAAACGCGTTCAGTGCGGAATCTGGAGCTTTGCTGAAGCAAACCAGGGTGCACAGCTTTTAAGCATTTTTGAGGAGACGGAAATTTCCGAAAATTTGCTCGAACAACCGATGAAATCCATCAGAAATTTGATTTTAGAAATTCTCGACCCTGAAAAATATTTTAAGGAAACAGAAAAAGCAACGTGGTAA
- a CDS encoding pyridoxal phosphate-dependent aminotransferase gives MNKYSDRLQRLSFSQTFVMSNKVREMKAAGIDVISLTLGEPDFDVPDDIKKAAFTAIDQNFSHYSPVPGFMDLRQAICGKLQRDNHLQYEPSQICVSNGAKQSILNVLAAIINDGDEVILPAPFWVSYEEMVKMMGGTAVIVNTSIETEFKITALQLEKAITPKTKALLYSSPCNPSGSYYTYEELEALATVVAKHPQMTVISDEIYEYINYDGKHTSIAEFPQVYEQTAVINGMSKAFAMTGWRIGYCACPKWLAQACEKIQGQMTSGANTMAQKASITALQTDPSNYDYMIKEFKKRREIVYTLMKGIPGFKVNYPKSAFYFFPDISYYIGKTINGKLVENADDFAMILLENAHVGAVGGVSFGNSNCIRFSYAAAEKDLMEAMRRIQHFLENAEIF, from the coding sequence ATGAATAAGTATTCTGACCGCCTGCAAAGACTCAGTTTTTCACAGACTTTTGTAATGAGCAATAAGGTCCGCGAAATGAAAGCCGCCGGAATTGATGTGATCAGCCTGACTTTGGGTGAACCTGATTTTGATGTGCCGGACGATATTAAAAAAGCAGCTTTTACAGCCATCGACCAAAATTTCAGCCACTACTCGCCCGTTCCGGGTTTTATGGATCTGCGCCAGGCGATATGTGGAAAATTACAGCGCGATAATCATTTGCAGTACGAGCCTTCGCAAATCTGCGTATCGAATGGCGCCAAACAGTCTATTTTAAATGTTTTGGCAGCAATCATTAATGATGGCGACGAAGTTATTTTGCCCGCGCCGTTTTGGGTAAGCTATGAAGAAATGGTGAAAATGATGGGCGGTACCGCGGTTATCGTAAATACCAGCATTGAAACCGAATTTAAAATTACCGCGTTACAGCTTGAAAAAGCCATCACACCGAAAACCAAGGCACTACTCTACAGTTCGCCCTGCAATCCTTCCGGCAGTTATTACACTTACGAGGAACTGGAGGCGCTTGCAACGGTTGTTGCAAAACATCCACAGATGACTGTGATTTCAGATGAAATCTATGAATACATCAATTATGACGGAAAACATACTTCTATAGCCGAATTTCCGCAGGTTTATGAGCAAACCGCGGTAATTAACGGCATGTCCAAAGCATTTGCAATGACCGGCTGGCGAATTGGATATTGTGCCTGTCCGAAATGGTTGGCGCAGGCGTGCGAAAAAATTCAGGGGCAAATGACGAGCGGCGCGAATACCATGGCGCAAAAAGCTTCGATTACCGCGTTACAGACTGATCCGTCGAATTACGATTATATGATTAAGGAATTCAAAAAAAGACGCGAAATCGTATACACTTTGATGAAAGGGATTCCCGGTTTTAAGGTGAATTATCCGAAATCAGCATTTTATTTCTTTCCGGATATTTCCTATTATATCGGTAAAACCATCAACGGGAAACTGGTTGAAAACGCAGATGACTTCGCGATGATTTTGCTTGAAAATGCGCATGTAGGTGCCGTTGGTGGCGTCTCGTTCGGAAATTCAAACTGTATTCGGTTTTCTTATGCCGCGGCCGAGAAAGATTTAATGGAAGCCATGCGCCGGATCCAACATTTCCTGGAGAACGCAGAAATTTTCTGA